ttattctctcttcactcctctacttctctctctctctcatactttaatCTATGCactttaactctttaaatatcaattcatTAAATCTCGTACCTAAAAGAAGCGCTTTGCTTATCTTGgaacggacgccatccgccgccgctgcgctcgcgccgctgctcgatgtatcgagcacgtccgtgccagcggacgcacacgtggcggcacgggattgggcaacggcgtagccgttgcattcaaacttttttttttaaaaaatcggtatttaattataaataatgctaaaaaataaaaaaattattttccaaatcccaaaaatatggccgtttttttcccgttttttctgaatttttttgattttttttatatttttttcccaaaatcatctataaatacacacattcatcactcatttatcacatcaattcatctctcattcatctctcattcataattcttatacaaactatcaacacattcaaccttcactcaaaacatcaaatggatttcactcatctcatggcggaagcggagcgcgaagaacaagaatactacgaacaacatcgtgccgcttacgaaattcggcaacgagtagtggtttttttaatttttaggattttaattatgtaatttttaatttttaggattttaattatgtaatgtttaattttatttgtcatttgtaatatttattgtggtttttaaatgaattttaatattatggaaatgttattgtttaattgaattttaaattaattgtgctcgtccttgcggaagagcacagttgtgggtgttgtgctcttgccagagagcagacatgaatagtaccgcctgggcccacaaccgtgccgctgacaagagcacagttgtggatgctctgaagGTAAAAAACCAAGTGAATgtaaaaaaacaagaaaagaaaagaaaatttggtTTCCTTTCATGTCATGACTGTTGAGTCTTCAGCTATTGTATCCCCAAAAGCAAAAATGCAGAAAAATATTAACCAGAAACAATACTAACGTGTCGTAGACTAAAAAATTAGCAAAAAATTATCATGGACACATTCAatataatgtttttttaatattgataATTACTGCAAATCTCGATTGAAATACATTTTAAGACCTATCCTTTGATATCATGTGCCCGTACATTGATTTTGGATATGTTTTTCtctgttattttttttaaatacagtAGTtgacaagaaaaataaatactattagtacttttttttaaaaacaacttttctagtagtagtattttgagTATTAGTATTTGACATTGATCCGTTAAACAATTCACTGAGAATATATAAGTCAAATTCATTGAATATTTACGTCGCGAATCGAGGCTGAATAACTATAATGAATCTGATGAAGTCCTGATTTGTAATTATGATAAAAAGTGAGGGGCAATTCCTGAATGACgctttatatatataaacacgTTTCCctaaaaaattcaaacattCTCAATTTCTCGTCTCCGATCTTATCTAACAGCACCGCTGAGTGGAGCCCCCAATTTCTACCCACCACCATGGCGATGGCTTTCAAGATGGTAAACAACACAACTAATTACATCTCTCATCTCCAGATTGTggaataatactagtaattaattagGAAATGGTTTTGCAGGCGACGATGGGGATGCGAGTGACGGATGAGTGCAAAAATTCGTTCATGGAGATGAAGTGGAAGAAGGTGTCCAGGTACATAGTGTTTAAGATAGACGAAGGCTCCAAGCGCCTCACGGTGGACAAGGTCGGCGCCGCCGGCGAGGGCTACGATGAGATGGCCGCCGCCTTGCCAAACGACGACTGCCGCTACGCCGTCTTCGATTTCGACTTCGTCACCGTTGACAACTGCCGTAAGAGCAAGATCTTCTTCATCGCCTGGTAATTCCTCTCCATCCACTCCTCACTTTCACTTTCACTTTCACTTTCATTCCTCATTCAATTTCTGGAATTCTGTTTGTTGAACAAGTCGGCGTGCCAGAGCTAATTTACAATTCTACCCCTCCTTTCATTGAAATATgagattgattgattgatttattGATATACTAAAATACAATAGCTCAATTTGATAATCTTTGATGAGTAAaaataagtactactactatgtaCAACAACCAATTAATTCTAATTATGCATCTGATTTAATTATGTCAATATATATGCCTAGGTTGACATAATTGAATAGCTTAAAACTGTCATCATAACTTTTATTTCTCAAATGTGAAAAGAATatgaatatatttttcttttggtATTAAAATGCAGGGCCCCAACGGCATCGCGAATAAGAGCAAAAATATTGTACGCAACATCAAAAGATGGGCTGAGGAGAGCATTAGATGGAATCCATTATGAATTGCAAGCCACAGATCCAACTGAGATGGGATTCGATATCATTAAGGAACGAGTCAAATAGTTTTATTACTCCTCCATTTTCATAATTATCTTTAATCAAATCATGTTTGGGAGTAataatccaatccaatccaattaattaaataatcaccACTTAGTTAGAATCTATGCTTTCTTTGTAAGTGTGTCCCATCCCTCCTCGCCTTTTTGCACCATGTGGTTCTAACTGCATTGTTAATCCCTCTAATCAAATCTCTCCAGTGAGTAATTGTTTTTGCTTAACAATAACTATTGTGCAGAGTTTAACAGCTAAGCACCTTTTTTTAATCTTCCATGTTTGCTACTTTAGTTTTTGTTCTTACTCAATTGTTCatctactataattatttaatagacACTTATTTGGGTAAATAATGTATTGTAAAATTAGGCCCACTTTCCCCTACTTTTCTTTCTTATGcaactttattctttttaatttgcaGTTAAAAAGCAGTTCACGCCTTCACGCAAACAACTTTAAGCAATCTTCTTTTCCATTTCCTCCACGAAATAGCTTGGCCCCATTTCAGAATTAcctttttaatactccctccgtcccggactatcgcacatttccttttcggcacggagattaaggaatgagtgtgtagcaaagtcaacaattgcggcagtaggtgataatttttactaaaaatggtaagAGTGCAAATAAGTTGGGatgcccagaaaggaaataagtgcaagtagtccgggacggagggattagTATAGAATAGAATTACCTTTTGGATATTATTATGTGGAGGAGTATTTGGTTGGCAATTTCCGTTAATGGTTTAATTCCAAATTAGAGTAGGGCTCTAATTCTGTTGGATGTTAACGTATGAATTAATTATGATTAACCTAAACTCAATTATTTGAAGTTAGTGCGGATTAAATAAGGtggtaataatttattttaaatactactccaatAATACATCTTCGTTTTGTTATATCGTTACAGTCCATCTTGATTGTGATTTTTGAAAGCTCGTTCATTTCATACTAAATAAAGATAGGTATATTGACCTATCTGCGTCACAATTAAGAATAGCTCATGATATGTCACGTCGGTGTGTAAAACTATCCTatattgtatttatattttatcacTTTACTTATAGTTTTAATAGGTAAAAATGCCAACTTTTGCAAGAGTGGGATAAAAAAACGACACACTCCTATTTAAAGGTGTAATCAAGCTTGAGCATCAAGATCATTGTTAATTAATGGGTGGGGTCGGTGCAACATAATTGAGATTTGGTAGCTCCTAATCTGatctaatctaatctaatctaatctaatctatttattcaatttGTGGTGGATTTGAAAATGACAATGTTCCTTGCACTTTTTATTTTCCCCACCAATATAGACAGTTTTGTCAATAAATTTAGCCTCTTTGTTTTTTTGGTGCTATGGACCATCTTTTATGACTTCCTTTCAAAGGAATAGCAATAGCTGGAACACTGTTTTGAAGGTGCCACGACATCGAAATATTAATCTTCAAATCTCTCtcagaaaataaagaaattggGTACACCAAGTTAGTTAAGGCATTTCTTTTAGCACGTGATTAAAAAAgagtttaaaaaataaaatatgagaccTACGTAGAGGATAAGTAGAAAAGAGAATAagttttttgctaaaaaaataaaatgattcaaTTAACTTGGGACGACTTGAAAAGAGTTAGGACTCAACTACATTGAGACGACGGAATTATCATTATGGTATATTATCCAACCTCCTCTTTATGAACTAAAAATTATTTCAATCATATAGTAATTGTGAAAAATATTGTTagcatatgtttttttttggcCCAACTGAACGAATCTAGATCTGGAATTAAAGAGTTATGTGCTCTGCTCTTCATCACCTCAGATTCTAATATTTCATTTTGGCAGTAAAAAAGCAATATAAAATGCTAGCATGAAGCACAGATTTGGTCACCAATTGTGGATTTAGATGATTTTATCAGTGAACAACATTTCTAAGATGTAACaccatttgatttatttaagtacatttaaaatttaattaaaccaaaagtaaaataaacttatactacaaaaaggtactactactactatatcaaattaataagcatgaaattaaaaatgaacAGAATGACGGGACCAGATGTCAGATGAATTTGATTTCTTTTACACAGGACGACACAGTATTAATTACTATACAATTAAGAGCAAACAGGATAAACATAGCCATAGGTGTGCATTAATTATGCTTAGCCCATAATAATCATGTCTGTTGGtaaattatgataaaaaaaagaacaTGGAGTATTTCACACAGGAGAAAAATGTCCGCCCCAccctaagagtgtccactataaggacacgcccaatagccccgccccagtttttgtcaatagccccaattttgttgtccatagccccaaaattttatgtccgccactatggtggacacctccaatagccccaaaattttataatcaacttttattttataatatttcaagtaattatgaacaactttatcgggctatacgtaattagaagaagccgactatacgaattaaaaataaaaataaaaataaaaataaaaataaaaataaaaataaaaataaaaataaaaataaaaataaaaataaaaataaaaataaaaataaaatacaaattaaaattaaaattaggattacacactaaattatatttaaaattaaaatcacacactacaatgaatctagtacaaatcactatcaagtttacacaacgccaccacctcccctacgtgcccacacttcttcaatcaaatcggcctgcattgtgttatgtgatgtggtcctgcgcatatcagcgaagcgttggatcaaatattcattgctccgtggtacgcccatctggatcggcgcggaggcgacaccgtgacttgtacttgcaccctcttccggcgcccatcgctctgccgcaaatccttcatccgccgatgagtaatggtgcgagggatcggatcctccgcatcctccgcctcctccgccaaacgggccgctacctcctgggcggcctggtgttgcacctgttgaataagagcattccagttgtctctccacaaattgttcatttctgaccccaaattgtagtgagagaaatttgtatagatgttgtgtttgaatggtgtgaaaataatgaatggagtggggtgtatttataggtgaattgaagtgaaaaaaaaaaaaaatcgcatGCAACCGCCGCGGCTAATGTctccactataggcgccgcgcctataggcgcggctatagcacccccgccgcgtcctcgccgcgCACACGGCTATCGCGCGTCCGCCGCATCTCGCCCCActcgccgcgtccacccccgcggcggacacccttcccactataacccgccccgcttccgccccgcttTTTCTCcaaacgcggctatagccgcgcctcattatagtggataccctaatcAGTTTTCTTTAGTATGCGATATGTAAAAAAAGTCATTAATGTATTAAGCTTACTCGCTTAGGATGTGGAGATCAGAGAATGTCTGGGCCCATACAAGCCTAAAGAAGTACGCCCCAAATCTAATCTATTTACTCCGTATTAGGGAATAAGGataccattttttttcttaaaaataaatttatttttggtgaTTAGGTCAACTTTGCCATTTATGTGTATAAAGAGTAAGCACTGAATAAAATGTGCTGTTGATTCATGCAAGCTTCATTTAATAAGTTGGCTCATGCATCCATCCACCCTCAATATTTAGATGCGCATGGCTTTTAATTAGACAAAGGATAATTAGTCGATTAAATTCTAAATCACTGTCCGATTTGTCCAAATATGTGAATGCTCGAACTATTAATATTGTACGGAAAATATCTCATTATCATAATTATCCAATttcactattattattttaattatagttataatagtggaatgtggataAACGGATCTACTATAATCACGTGGAATAGTTTAACTTAAAAGAACCTTTTGTATAAAATAAACTCTGAGCcccaaaaagaaagaaaaaacaaggaaagaaaaagGAGTATATAACATAGAACCTACTGTACTACACGCCTATAATTTTGAAATTCCAAATACCTATTAAGAAAGCTAGAACTACTATCTCTAACGGCATTTGCTTGATCACGCTTTTTCATCTTTTTTAATTGATTGATGGAGCATTAGGCCATTCACAGTGTCGGGGGCGCTATCGTCCGGCACTGTGACtccgcggacgacggacgatgcgtcgtccgcgccctacgcttagtccgcggacgaagcgcggacgataccgcggacgatgtaatgcttttttatttattttttattttttaaattcgaaatttgtctatttaaacctcgattgtcattctattttttatacgaacatttctcgcatctctcatttctctcatatCTCACGTTTCTCTAtctctcacaaaccaaaatgaaccacaaTGACGACCGGAGTTC
This sequence is a window from Salvia splendens isolate huo1 chromosome 14, SspV2, whole genome shotgun sequence. Protein-coding genes within it:
- the LOC121765997 gene encoding actin-depolymerizing factor 5-like; amino-acid sequence: MTLYIYKHVSLKNSNILNFSSPILSNSTAEWSPQFLPTTMAMAFKMATMGMRVTDECKNSFMEMKWKKVSRYIVFKIDEGSKRLTVDKVGAAGEGYDEMAAALPNDDCRYAVFDFDFVTVDNCRKSKIFFIAWAPTASRIRAKILYATSKDGLRRALDGIHYELQATDPTEMGFDIIKERVK